The following is a genomic window from uncultured Hyphomonas sp..
GCGACCGACCCGGCATCGCCAGCCAGACGGCAATCGCCCAGGCAATCGGCGCTGCCGGAACAGGCCTCGCCGGCGTCCGCGAACGTCTGAACGCAGTGCTGCCAGCCCAGCCGGCCGGCCTGCTGGATTATACCTCCAGCAGCTTCGCACCGGTCGCGCTCGGTTGGCGTCGCGAATTGCGATGCGAACTGAATACGCTCGTAAGGCGGCATGGAGCTGCCAAAGTCCGGATTGGCCGTGTGATAGTCACGCAAGGCGCTGCAAGCGGTGAGCAACGCGATCACCGCCCCGACAAAGACGAGCCTACCGGGCCTCATCCGGGAAACCGCTCAAAAGACGGAATGCCTTCAGGAATGTGATGGAAGCTCGGCGCGTCGGCCGTCTGCATGACGATCTGAGGCTGGCCGAAGAGACTTGTATCATCCAGCGACCCCACTTTCAGGATCACGGCGTCCGGTAGTGCCGGAGACCGGGTGAGGATGTGCGTGCCGCAATTGCCGCAGAATTCCCGTGTGACCGCGTGGTCAAGGTCCGCGCGCTGGAACGTCTTTGGATCTCCCTTGGTGTAGCGGAAGCCCGCTGCCGGCATCGCCATGAAGTCATTGGCCTGGCCACCAGTTAAGTACTGGCACTCCCGGCAGTGGCATTCACCTTTCATCACGGGCTCGCCGTCCGCCTCGTACCGGATCTCGCCGCAATAGCATCCGCCTGTCGTGGTCATGTTTATTCCTCCCGATCTGCTGCCGTTATTGTGAAACTTCAGGCGTCACGGCGCAAGCGACAGTTAATTGGAACCAAATGCCGCCCCCGCGCATAGGTTCAGCGGAGGGAGTTGTAGCGATAGAACGGGAAAGCCTGCTCGTATGCCTGCTGCCAGCTCATTTAGCCGACAGATCACCGGGACATCTGATGTGTCCGTAGATGACGCGATCGCCCGCACGCTCGCCGTGGCACGGGATGGCTACGGGGAACCGGACTGGTTCGATGTGGTGACGGCGCGAGGCTTCATCTCGAACGGCCGGGTCACGCACTACCAGGTGACATTAAACCTCGGCTACGAAATCGCCAGCGAAAACAAGGCGACAGACGACTTCTATTTCCAACGCGCCTGCGGCAGCGTCCGCCGTCCCGGCAATCATCACACGATCGAAGCGCGTCTCTGATACTCCCATTTAAGTTGCATATGGCTGCACCAACATCGTGTTCCACATCTGGATGCGGCCAGTGCCAACCTCGGCATCCGACGCATCATCAGGCTGCAACCCCTGGCCTGACTCCTCCCATCCTGTAATAACTAAGACGGTCCCGCCTCCACCACCCTCCATCTGGTCCGGGAATTGCCAATTGCCCTGGTAATTCGTGTTTAATCCAGAGGCAGGTTGAAAAACGTGCGAGGCCTTGGTCGTCTGAAACTCACTTCTATCGGGCTGATGGACTATGTCAGTTCGCAGAACCTGAGAAATACTCTGCTGATCAACGGCTTCTGGCGTAGCGGCACGACCTGGCTGCAACAGACGCTCGTCGATGCGCTGGGTGCGAAATCCTTGTTCGAGCCGTTTTCGCCTGCCGCAGGGCACCAATGGGACCAGCTCTCCCACCCGGTCTCAGAGGCGAGCCGCAATATCTACATGCCCTTGTCGGCGAACTGCCTGACCCCCCGGGACCGGATCAAACTGCACCTGGCGCTGAAAGGTGTCGGCACGCACGGCTACACGCATTTCCTGCGGAGTTCCGGTTCTCCTGCCTGGTCCAAGGATCTGGTGGTCAAGTTCACGCAACTCGGCTTCGTGCTTGATGAAGTGGCCGACAGCCAGCACGTGCCGATCATTCACATCCGCAGAAACCCGGCAGCGGTGTATGCCAGCTTCAAGGAAACCGACTGGTCGTGGCGCTTTGCAGATGTTCGCCTGAAACAGAATTACAGCCTGCAGGATTACGCCAAGGGGACGGTGGAACACGAACGAGCGGACGCCCTGCTCCGCTTCGACCAGTCACCCGTGCACCGTCTGGCAGCGCTTTGGAGCCTCAGCGAACGGGCCGCGCAAAGGAGCATTATTTCCGGTCGGGCCCACCTTGTCCGCTACGAGGACATTGTCGGCGAAGGCCCCGGCATCCTGAACCGGCTGCAGATCTCGTCCGTGAATATTGCATCCAACGATACGGCGAGCCCGGTCACCAATGCCGGCCGTGAGAGCTTGTCGGCCCGGCAGCGCCTGAATGACTGGAAATCACGCCTCACCCGGTCCGAAATAGGCTGCATCCGGTCCGTTTCTCAGGAATTGTTTCCCGACAATGGATACTTCCAGACAGACGCGTCGCCGTTCGGGAGAGACAGCTCCAAAATCGGCTGAACGCGC
Proteins encoded in this region:
- a CDS encoding GFA family protein, with translation MTTTGGCYCGEIRYEADGEPVMKGECHCRECQYLTGGQANDFMAMPAAGFRYTKGDPKTFQRADLDHAVTREFCGNCGTHILTRSPALPDAVILKVGSLDDTSLFGQPQIVMQTADAPSFHHIPEGIPSFERFPG
- a CDS encoding sulfotransferase — protein: MDYVSSQNLRNTLLINGFWRSGTTWLQQTLVDALGAKSLFEPFSPAAGHQWDQLSHPVSEASRNIYMPLSANCLTPRDRIKLHLALKGVGTHGYTHFLRSSGSPAWSKDLVVKFTQLGFVLDEVADSQHVPIIHIRRNPAAVYASFKETDWSWRFADVRLKQNYSLQDYAKGTVEHERADALLRFDQSPVHRLAALWSLSERAAQRSIISGRAHLVRYEDIVGEGPGILNRLQISSVNIASNDTASPVTNAGRESLSARQRLNDWKSRLTRSEIGCIRSVSQELFPDNGYFQTDASPFGRDSSKIG
- a CDS encoding dodecin domain-containing protein produces the protein MPAASSFSRQITGTSDVSVDDAIARTLAVARDGYGEPDWFDVVTARGFISNGRVTHYQVTLNLGYEIASENKATDDFYFQRACGSVRRPGNHHTIEARL